The sequence CAGCCAGCGCCTGGCCGAACAGTACCGTTTCAATGGCCACTGGCGCCTGTTGCAGGACTGGGTGGAAAACCTCGGTGAACTGCGCGCCTTGATCGGCAGCCTCGGCCAGGCCGCCCCGCGTCAATCCACCAGTGAACTGCGCGCCGCGCTGGATGCCCTGCTGGAAGACTGGCGCCCGCTGGTCCAGGCTGGTGACGAAGACGAAGACATACGCAAAGCCGCGCCGGAACAGTTCGTCGAAGAACTGGAAGACGTGCGCTGGGGCCTGTTCTCCCTGAACCTCTCGCGCTGGCTGCTGGCCCGCACCTGGACCGCCAACCGCAACGTGCGCGGCAACCGTCAGGGCGCGGCCCAAATCACCAACTGGTTGCCACGACTGCTGGCCGACGATGCTGTCGCGCTGCAACTGTCGCGTTACCAGCAACAGCCGGAAGACTTGGCTGAGCAACTGCCGCGCATTGAACGCATCCAGGCTTGGCTGCACCATGCGCGCCAGGTGGTGGACATTCCGGAACTGGATCGCCTGTATGGCGAGCTGAACAAATTGGCGCTATTGGCCAATCAGCCGATTACCGATGAATCGTTGGATGCACGTATGCATCAGGCGATTGCGGTGTATCAGAACCGGGCGTGGAAAACGTTGCTGCGTCTGTAATCAAAACTCTGTAGCCGCTGTCGAAGGCAGCGATAAGGCCGAAGGCCTTCAGCGATCTAAAGATCCTGCGACTCTGCGAGTCGATCGCAGCCTTCGGCAGCGGCTACAGGTCATTCAGCGGCTACATCGGCAAACTGGTCGTCGACTTGATCTCCGACAGCGCCACGATGGAGTTGACCTCCTGAATCCCCGGTACCATCGATAGCTTCTCGAAGAAAAACCGCTCGTACGCCTCAATGTCCGACGTGACAATCCGCAACAAGAAATCCACCGCGCCCATTAGCACATAACACTCCAGTACTTCCGGAAAGCCCCGAATCGCCTCGGTGAACTCGGTGAAGTTGGAGCGCCCGTGGGCATTGAGTTTGACCTCGGCAAAAATCTGCGTGTTCAGGCCAATCTTCTTGCGATCCAGCAACGTCACCTGGCCGCGAATCACCCCCTCTTCCTTGAGCCGCTGAATCCGTCGCCAGCACGGTGACTGCGACAGGCCAACCTGTTCAGCGATCTGCGCGCTGGAAAGGGAAGCGTCTTCCTGCAGCAACGCCAGGATGCGCCGGTCGTACACATCCAGCTCACTGTGCATAAAAACACCCTTAACTATAATATCTACGAATTGGTTAATTCGTTTATAGACTGTTTTCACCAATTTTAGATAAGAAATCTCCCTGCACGAATGTAAAAATTCCTCCAGTCGAATCCGGAGAATCTTCATGCACGCCGTCGAAGTCAGCAACCCCGCCCCTCGCGTCGACGCCTGGGCCGTCAATAGCGCTCATTGCCAGGCCCACTATCAGATCCTCGCAGAGGCAGAACCTGACGTGCTGTGCCGGGTGCTCAACTATTTCGCCCTGCAATTCCTCGTGCCTCGGGAGGTGAGCGTGCTGCGCGAGGATGACCTGCTGGCGATCGATATCGTGATAGACGGGTTGAGTTGGCACCGAGCCCAAGTGATTGGTGAAAAACTTCGTAACCTGATCAGCGTCTGCTCGCTGGAACTGCGACCGGCTGATTCGGCGCGGCCTCAGGCGATGCAAGCTGCTGGTCAGTAAAAGCCTGCAATAAACCCTTGGGGGACGAGGCTCAAGGCGTGACTAGGCTGGGGCTACGCCTAAACGTTGCCCGGGAAAACCTCCATGTCCGTTGCGCCAAACACTCATGATCACCCGCTGGAACTCGATCAGTTGTTACCGGCCCTGATCGATCAGGGCCTGGTACCTGCCGATGTGGCAAAACGCTTATCGAGCACGGCAGCGGACAGCGCGCTGCATCCCCTGGAACGTATCGCCTGCCACGGGCTATCCCTGGAAACCCTGACCGAATGGCTCGCCCGCCACGTTGGCCAGCCCTACCTGCGTATCGACCCATTGAAGATCGACGTGGCGGCGGTGGTACCGTTGATGTCTTATGCCTTTGCCCAGCGCCACGGGATTCTCGCTGTAGCGGTGGATGCCGATACCGTCACCGTCGCCAGCGCCCAGCCTCATGTGAATAGCTGGGAAGCGGGGTTGGCCCATGTATTGAGGCGCTCGGTCAGGCGAGTGGTGGCCAACCCCCAAGCCATTGCGCGCTGCACCGTGGAGTTTTACCGGCTGGCAAAGTCGGTAAGCGGCGCCTCCGGCGCGGACCAGCCAAATCCGTCTTCCACTATCGAACAGTTGCTCAACCTCGGCGCCAGCGACCAGGAGCCCGACGCCAACGACGCGCACATCGTCAATATCGTCGACTGGCTGCTGCAATATGCGTTCGACCAGCGCGCCAGTGATATTCATATCGAGCCGTGTCGCGATCAGGGCCGCGTGCGTTTTCGCATCGATGGCCTGCTCCACGACGTCTATCAATTCCCAGCCCAAGTGACGATGGCAGTGGTCAGTCGCCTGAAAAGTCTGGGGCGAATGAACGTGGCCGAAAAACGCAAACCCCAGGACGGCCGGGTGAAGACCAAAAACCCTGCGGGTGGTGAAGTAGAGCTGCGGCTCTCGACCCTGCCCACCGCGTTTGGCGAAAAACTGGTGATGCGGATTTTCGACCCTCAGGTGCTACACAAGGATTTTCAGCAACTGGGATTTTCCAGCAACGACGTGGAGCGCTGGCAAGCCATGACCCGCCAGGCCAACGGCATCATTCTGGTAACCGGTCCCACTGGCTCGGGCAAGACCAGCACCCTGTACACCACCTTGAAACAGCTGGCGACCCGAGAGATCAACCTGTGCACGGTAGAGGACCCGATCGAGATGGTAGAGCCGGCTTTCAACCAGATGCAGGTCCAGCACAACATTGACCTGACCTTCGCCAGTGGCATCCGCGCGCTGATGCGCCAGGACCCGGACATCATCATGATCGGCGAGATCCGTGATCAGGAGACAGCCGAGATGGCGATCCAGGCTGCGCTCACCGGGCATCTGGTGCTCTCGACCCTGCACACCAACGACGCGCCAAGCGCCATCAGCCGACTGCTGGAGCTGGGTGTTGCGCACTACTTGATCAAGGCTACGTTGTTAGGCGTCATGGCCCAGCGGCTGGTGCGCTTGCTGTGCCCTCATTGCAAAAACCACGTAGCGCTGGCGGATGAGGATTGGCAAGCCTTAACCCCGTCCTGGCCCCACTCACGACCTGAACAGACCTATCAGGCCAACGGCTGTCCGGAATGCCGGGAAAGCGGTTATCACGGACGCGCCGGGGTCTACGAAATCATGTTGATGGACGATGACACCAAGGCATTGATCAGCGCCGACGCCGATGTGCAGGCACTACGACGTGCAGCGCTGAAAGGAGGTATGTGCAGCCTGAGACTGTCGGGTGCACACAAGGTAGCGGCAGGACTGACGACGCTGGAAGAAGTACTGCGGGTGACGCCATCGAGTGATGCGCGATGACGAGGATTGTTCAAGGGCTCAGTACCGACCACTCAAGCACTCCGACCTCACTGTTGGCCTTGATCGCCAAAAACGTCCCGTCGCTTCGTTGCTGCTGGATCGAGCGCCCACTGGTAACCGTCTCGCCCGTGCGCTCGTTGCGTGCAACACCTGCGCCCGAAGGTGAAAAGAGCAATACACCCGACACGCTGCCACGCAGTTGGGTCCCTTCGGGGTAATGCCACTCACCGAAACTCACCGGTGCAGCCAGCAAACCGTCCCAACGCTTGGGGCTTCGTCGATCATCAAGGTCCAGGCTGAGATAAGACAGCCGGAACCCGTCCACCGCGAGCATCTCGTCATCCTCTGCATGCAAGGCCCAGCCTCTGCTGCTGCGCATGACGCGCGTACCGGCCGGCCAGTCGATACCCAATATCCGCACTGCTGTTGCCAGGTCACATTGGGCAAAGCGCCAGCGATCAGGCTGCAACATCGTCTCCTGTTCACGGTTGAACGACACCCACTGGCCTGCAGCACAGCGCCAACCGTCGAGCGTCTGCTCCTGGCTGAGCCGCAAACGCGAAGAGTAGTAACCCGGCATCAGGTCAATGGCCGTCACTTGCAGGCCACGGACTTCGATTGGC is a genomic window of Pseudomonas sp. ADAK18 containing:
- a CDS encoding Lrp/AsnC family transcriptional regulator, producing the protein MHSELDVYDRRILALLQEDASLSSAQIAEQVGLSQSPCWRRIQRLKEEGVIRGQVTLLDRKKIGLNTQIFAEVKLNAHGRSNFTEFTEAIRGFPEVLECYVLMGAVDFLLRIVTSDIEAYERFFFEKLSMVPGIQEVNSIVALSEIKSTTSLPM
- a CDS encoding GspE/PulE family protein — encoded protein: MSVAPNTHDHPLELDQLLPALIDQGLVPADVAKRLSSTAADSALHPLERIACHGLSLETLTEWLARHVGQPYLRIDPLKIDVAAVVPLMSYAFAQRHGILAVAVDADTVTVASAQPHVNSWEAGLAHVLRRSVRRVVANPQAIARCTVEFYRLAKSVSGASGADQPNPSSTIEQLLNLGASDQEPDANDAHIVNIVDWLLQYAFDQRASDIHIEPCRDQGRVRFRIDGLLHDVYQFPAQVTMAVVSRLKSLGRMNVAEKRKPQDGRVKTKNPAGGEVELRLSTLPTAFGEKLVMRIFDPQVLHKDFQQLGFSSNDVERWQAMTRQANGIILVTGPTGSGKTSTLYTTLKQLATREINLCTVEDPIEMVEPAFNQMQVQHNIDLTFASGIRALMRQDPDIIMIGEIRDQETAEMAIQAALTGHLVLSTLHTNDAPSAISRLLELGVAHYLIKATLLGVMAQRLVRLLCPHCKNHVALADEDWQALTPSWPHSRPEQTYQANGCPECRESGYHGRAGVYEIMLMDDDTKALISADADVQALRRAALKGGMCSLRLSGAHKVAAGLTTLEEVLRVTPSSDAR